The following are from one region of the Carnobacterium gallinarum DSM 4847 genome:
- a CDS encoding SDR family oxidoreductase — MSKAKKVVILGGSGFLGQALCQAAVIEGFTVISISRSGQPSEDRLTAKESASSITWVAADIFTTTDWHIYLQDAFAVIDLIGIIKEQPKKEITYSKFIVKAAKIIGVASAQLPSLQHFIFLSANAGPYRYMQAKQEAESLLINLPLPLTIVRPGLLVGRDRPSSIRAKWALNTLAKLPLIGNLTQAIKPIDVQLVAKKIVQILDSPKPLTTRVIGIEQLTQ; from the coding sequence ATGAGCAAAGCAAAAAAGGTCGTAATTCTTGGTGGAAGTGGTTTTCTTGGGCAAGCATTATGTCAAGCTGCTGTCATAGAAGGCTTCACCGTAATCAGTATCTCTCGTAGTGGACAACCATCAGAAGATAGACTGACTGCTAAAGAAAGTGCATCATCAATTACTTGGGTTGCTGCAGATATTTTTACAACAACTGATTGGCATATTTATTTACAAGATGCCTTCGCCGTAATTGATTTAATTGGAATTATTAAAGAACAACCAAAAAAAGAAATCACCTATTCTAAATTTATTGTTAAAGCTGCTAAAATTATTGGTGTAGCTTCGGCTCAACTTCCATCCCTACAGCACTTTATTTTTCTATCAGCAAATGCTGGACCCTATCGTTACATGCAAGCAAAACAAGAAGCCGAAAGTTTATTAATTAATCTGCCACTTCCTTTAACTATCGTTCGACCAGGATTATTAGTTGGTCGTGATCGCCCATCATCTATCCGCGCAAAATGGGCCTTAAATACACTAGCAAAGCTCCCATTAATTGGCAATCTAACTCAAGCAATCAAGCCCATTGACGTTCAGCTTGTGGCTAAAAAAATTGTACAAATCTTAGATAGTCCAAAACCGCTGACAACTCGCGTAATCGGAATTGAGCAGCTTACACAATAA
- a CDS encoding glycosyl hydrolase family 28-related protein gives MSLLEENQRTLQNLFPNYEKNSDKRDVLTETQRLFDNLPPSIMDYQKNSWCKWRMSTKFKTDYSYGPSLIVNDDGQVVPDWYEKLQQEMSRLKKRIRKEVSVTDFGAVGDGVTDCTKAFKRALAFGSRKVNVPEGIFIVKGIKLPSNTILVGAGSTETTIKLHREAPKSQRLITNKQPVFGNHHIQIEQVMLDWNVERLESFESTAAGGTASSGVTLAHVKYAVVRNVVIQNPGLHGIDITAPYYSYLGDGTRSRGGSEYIWLDQIEAYGYGDDGITTHHSQNILISHSYLHHPSGRAHELGYSNSNGIEVDDGSQHVSLVNNRTAYGFGGIEIKAHETSSAASDTQIFGHFSFHDNRSYNFRHIGHHKGEDALSCSAYGIRGSFLAAYFPQKTDLYVESTPRGLVVSAYHQVVINYFVGRDNLDKQADKIAIAVQYRAGNVVLRHINLRNYGYAKQPIRISKETKNIEY, from the coding sequence ATGAGTTTGCTTGAGGAGAATCAGCGGACATTGCAGAATTTATTTCCTAACTATGAAAAAAATTCAGATAAAAGAGACGTATTAACTGAAACACAACGACTTTTTGATAATTTACCACCGTCTATTATGGACTATCAAAAAAATAGTTGGTGTAAGTGGAGGATGTCCACTAAATTCAAAACAGACTATTCATATGGACCTTCCTTAATTGTTAATGATGATGGGCAAGTTGTGCCTGACTGGTATGAAAAACTACAACAAGAGATGAGTAGGTTAAAAAAAAGAATAAGAAAAGAAGTATCCGTTACTGATTTTGGTGCTGTTGGAGATGGCGTGACCGATTGTACAAAGGCTTTTAAACGAGCGTTGGCTTTTGGTAGTCGGAAAGTGAATGTACCAGAAGGGATCTTTATAGTAAAAGGTATTAAGTTGCCGTCCAATACAATTTTAGTTGGGGCGGGTTCAACTGAAACAACGATTAAGCTTCATAGAGAAGCTCCGAAATCACAACGATTAATAACTAATAAACAGCCTGTTTTTGGGAATCATCATATACAGATTGAACAAGTGATGTTGGATTGGAATGTAGAACGTTTGGAGAGTTTTGAATCAACAGCAGCAGGTGGAACCGCCTCTAGTGGAGTAACCTTAGCTCATGTGAAGTATGCTGTAGTACGAAATGTTGTTATTCAAAACCCAGGCTTACATGGGATTGATATTACTGCTCCTTATTATAGTTATTTAGGTGATGGAACACGTTCAAGAGGCGGTAGTGAATATATTTGGTTGGATCAAATCGAAGCTTATGGTTATGGAGATGATGGGATTACGACGCATCATAGTCAAAATATTTTGATTAGTCATTCTTATCTGCATCATCCAAGTGGACGAGCACATGAGTTAGGTTATTCTAATTCTAATGGGATTGAAGTAGACGATGGATCGCAACATGTTTCCTTAGTTAATAATCGAACAGCCTATGGTTTTGGAGGTATTGAAATTAAAGCCCATGAGACGAGTTCTGCGGCTTCCGATACCCAGATTTTTGGACATTTTTCTTTTCATGATAACCGATCCTATAACTTTCGACATATTGGTCATCATAAAGGGGAAGATGCTTTATCGTGTTCAGCCTATGGAATTCGTGGGAGTTTTTTAGCCGCCTATTTTCCACAAAAAACCGATTTATATGTGGAATCAACACCGAGAGGTCTAGTAGTTTCTGCTTATCATCAAGTCGTGATTAATTATTTCGTTGGACGTGACAATCTAGATAAGCAAGCAGATAAAATTGCTATTGCGGTTCAATATCGAGCAGGAAATGTTGTGCTGCGTCATATCAACTTACGGAATTATGGATATGCCAAACAGCCGATCCGAATTAGCAAAGAAACAAAAAATATTGAGTATTAA
- a CDS encoding YjjG family noncanonical pyrimidine nucleotidase — translation MKTYQTLLFDVDDTLLDFGAAENQALALLFKEQGIPFTKEIEETYQTINKGLWEDFEQGKLERDELVNTRFYLLFKEFDREVDGVKMEQSYRRFLEEGHELVDGAFDLILNLKENYELYIVTNGVSKTQDKRLRDSGLHPLFKDIFVSEDTGYQKPMREYFDYVFERIPNFNLEKTLIIGDTLGSDILGGANVGMDTCWFNPSLKENTTDITPTYELKTLDGLYGILD, via the coding sequence GTGAAGACTTATCAAACCTTATTATTTGATGTAGATGATACATTATTAGATTTTGGAGCAGCAGAAAATCAAGCTTTAGCTTTACTTTTTAAAGAGCAAGGAATCCCTTTTACAAAAGAAATCGAAGAAACATATCAAACAATCAACAAAGGATTATGGGAAGATTTTGAACAAGGGAAATTAGAGCGTGATGAATTGGTAAATACACGTTTTTATTTGTTATTTAAAGAGTTTGATCGTGAAGTAGATGGTGTAAAAATGGAACAAAGTTATCGTCGTTTTTTAGAAGAAGGTCATGAGTTAGTTGACGGTGCATTTGATTTAATTCTGAATTTAAAAGAGAACTATGAGTTATATATTGTGACGAATGGAGTTTCTAAAACACAAGATAAACGCTTGCGTGATTCAGGATTGCATCCATTATTTAAGGATATTTTTGTTTCTGAAGATACAGGCTATCAAAAGCCTATGAGAGAATATTTTGATTATGTTTTTGAACGTATACCTAATTTTAACCTTGAAAAGACGTTAATTATTGGAGATACATTAGGTTCAGATATTTTAGGCGGAGCAAATGTAGGGATGGATACGTGCTGGTTTAATCCATCTTTGAAAGAAAATACAACAGATATTACACCGACTTATGAATTGAAAACATTAGATGGACTTTATGGGATTTTAGATTGA